In Candidatus Methylomirabilota bacterium, a single window of DNA contains:
- a CDS encoding peptidoglycan DD-metalloendopeptidase family protein, protein MSLLLTPLLAGPDARSYAQSVSIPSSAKTAASARNTGQPRITGPHKPSAKPVMCTHTVRRGEAISRIAVRYRVTRQSLIEANRLENPAALHTGQRLVVPGCRVTPPRASDSDVKITEPLPEGTVVKRVGPRRILTALVLSEPDFQDERIPLVWPVEGPVISTFGQRSRGWHAGIDITADMGSQIYAAAPGTVIYSGWIRAYGQVVKVEHKHGFITLYAHNLNNMVEAGDQVEAGQVIASVGRSGHATGPHIHFEVRRDGKAYNPLHLLEPSDRSPVFEDDVATSSSDLDEHE, encoded by the coding sequence AAGACCGCGGCGAGCGCGCGGAACACCGGCCAGCCGCGGATCACCGGCCCGCACAAGCCGTCCGCCAAACCGGTGATGTGCACGCACACCGTTCGCCGCGGCGAGGCGATCAGCCGGATCGCGGTCCGGTACCGCGTGACCCGGCAGAGCCTGATCGAGGCCAATCGCCTCGAGAACCCGGCGGCGCTGCACACCGGCCAGCGGCTGGTGGTGCCCGGCTGCCGGGTGACGCCGCCGCGAGCCAGCGACAGCGACGTGAAGATCACGGAGCCGCTGCCCGAGGGCACCGTGGTGAAGCGCGTGGGCCCGCGGCGTATCCTGACCGCGCTGGTGCTGTCCGAGCCCGACTTCCAGGACGAGCGGATTCCGCTGGTCTGGCCGGTCGAAGGACCGGTCATCTCGACCTTCGGCCAGCGCTCGCGGGGCTGGCACGCCGGAATCGACATCACGGCCGACATGGGCTCACAGATCTACGCGGCGGCACCGGGCACGGTCATCTATTCGGGCTGGATCCGGGCCTACGGGCAGGTCGTCAAGGTCGAGCACAAGCACGGCTTCATCACTCTTTACGCTCACAACCTGAACAACATGGTCGAGGCGGGGGACCAGGTCGAGGCGGGGCAGGTCATCGCCAGCGTCGGGCGCAGCGGCCACGCCACCGGCCCCCACATCCACTTCGAGGTCCGGCGCGACGGCAAGGCCTACAACCCGCTCCATCTGCTCGAGCCCTCGGACCGGTCGCCGGTCTTCGAGGACGACGTGGCGACCTCCAGCTCGGACCTCGACGAGCACGAGTGA
- a CDS encoding sigma-70 family RNA polymerase sigma factor, which yields MAPDADADELEGGDEPLETLLEKDPAELGEKPDAPEAGDRSRELIALYLQEISRVKLLTAEEEQALARRVQAGDPEAERHLVEANLRLVVKIARRYLHRGLSLLDLIEEGNVGLLHAARRFQPDRGTRFSTYATWWIRQGVVRALANQARTIRLPVHVEALLGQFNRHRNALTQKLGRTPTTTEVAAEMGRPVAELEQLESLRQHPVSLDKPAAADGTGSLGETVQDPSGEPGAGLAAVLRARADLAGVLQDLPDRERTVVTLRFGLGSEEPLTLERIGQRLGLTRERVRQIEVAALKQLRRLLAARDVEPSDLM from the coding sequence ATGGCTCCGGACGCCGATGCGGATGAGCTCGAGGGCGGCGACGAGCCTCTCGAGACCCTGCTCGAGAAGGACCCCGCCGAGCTCGGCGAGAAGCCGGACGCGCCGGAGGCGGGGGACCGCAGCCGCGAGCTGATCGCGCTCTACCTGCAGGAGATCTCCCGCGTCAAGCTGCTCACCGCGGAGGAGGAGCAGGCGCTGGCGCGGCGGGTCCAGGCCGGCGATCCCGAGGCTGAGCGGCACCTGGTCGAGGCGAACCTCCGGCTCGTGGTCAAGATCGCGCGGCGGTATCTGCACCGGGGCCTCTCGCTCCTCGATCTGATCGAAGAAGGCAACGTGGGTCTCCTCCACGCTGCCCGCAGGTTTCAGCCCGACCGCGGCACCCGCTTCTCGACCTACGCGACGTGGTGGATCCGTCAGGGGGTGGTGCGCGCGCTCGCGAACCAGGCCCGCACGATCCGCCTGCCCGTGCACGTGGAGGCCTTGCTGGGCCAGTTCAACCGGCATCGCAACGCGCTCACCCAGAAGCTCGGGCGGACGCCGACGACCACCGAGGTGGCCGCCGAGATGGGGCGCCCGGTGGCCGAGCTCGAGCAGCTGGAGAGCCTGCGACAGCACCCGGTGTCGCTCGACAAGCCGGCCGCGGCCGACGGCACCGGCAGCCTCGGCGAGACCGTCCAGGATCCGAGCGGGGAGCCGGGCGCGGGTCTCGCCGCGGTCCTCCGCGCGCGCGCCGATCTGGCCGGCGTGCTGCAGGACCTGCCCGATCGGGAGCGCACGGTGGTGACGCTGCGCTTCGGGCTGGGCAGCGAGGAGCCCCTGACCCTCGAGCGCATCGGCCAGCGGCTCGGCCTCACCCGCGAGCGGGTGCGTCAGATCGAGGTCGCGGCCCTCAAGCAGCTGCGCCGCCTGCTCGCCGCCCGAGACGTCGAGCCGTCGGACCTGATGTGA